The proteins below are encoded in one region of Phyllopteryx taeniolatus isolate TA_2022b chromosome 11, UOR_Ptae_1.2, whole genome shotgun sequence:
- the LOC133485737 gene encoding CSC1-like protein 2 isoform X4, protein MQLLVLGMAIWGAQACSDSQSCTTTLPPNATSKEYCYSARIRSTVLQGLPFGGVPTVLALDFMCFLGLLFVFSFLRKVAWDYGRLALVTDADRRMDQRYSRLDDREYMASSCVAAQHDAHRQNTFSAAADLTTDTSAERYERLTSVSSSVDIDQRDTGFCSWLTAIFRIKDDEIREKCGEDAVHYLSFQRHIIGLLVVVGVLSVGIILPVNFSGNLLENNAYNFGRTTIANLDADNALLWLHTIFAFLYLLLTVCSMRRHTSKMHYAEDDLVKRTLFVNGLSKYAEETEIKQHFEQAYENCAVLEARICYNVARLMYLNSERKKAERSKKFFLDLQAKEHITTMINPKPCGHLCCCIIKGCEQEEAVSYYTKLEAQLKDGYRKEREKVNRKPLGMAFVTFQNESITAIILKDFNACKCQGCHCRREPQSSAFSEKLQTHNWTVSYAPDPHNVYWEHLSLGGFSWWMRCLIINCVLFLLLFFLTTPAIIISTMDKFNVTKPVEYLNNPIITQFFPTLLLWSFSALLPTIVYYSAFFEAHWTRSGENRTTMHKCYTFLIFMVLLLPSLGLSSLDVFFRWLFDKRFLADAKVRFECVFLPDNGAFFVNYVIASAFIGNAMDLLRIPGLLMYMIRLCLARSAAERRNVKRHQAYEFQFGAAYAWMMCVFTVVMTYSITCPIIVPFGLMYMLLKHLADRYNMYYAYLPSKLDKKIHSGAVNQVVAAPILCLFWLLFFSTMRSGFSAAISMFTFIVLIITITVCLSHVCFGHFKYLSAHNYKIDTQVLDVTEKGPTECTTDSNKAAVSSQTDVHRRGFARSKFRGGRIGQWRG, encoded by the exons ATGCAATTGCTGGTATTAGGGATGGCCATCTGGGGGGCGCAAGCTTGTTCCGACTCACAGAGCTGCACGACAACACTGCCACCCAATGCCACCTCCAAAGAGTACTGCTACTCAGCCAGAATTCGCAGCACAGTGCTGCAGGGCTTGCCCTTTGGTGGTGTACCAACCGTTCTCGCCCTTGACTTTATGTGCTTTTTG GGCTTGCTGTTTGTGTTCTCCTTCCTGCGAAAAGTTGCTTGGGATTATGGACGCCTCGCTCTGGTCACCGACGCTGACAG GAGAATGGATCAGCGTTACAGTCGTCTGGATGATCGGGAATA CATGGCCTCCTCCTGTGTGGCCGCACAGCATGATGCACACAGACAAAACACTTTTAG TGCGGCTGCTGACTTGACAACAGACACATCTGCTGAACGCTATGAGCGCCTCACCTCAGTTTCCAGCTCGGTAGACATAGATCAGAGAGACACA GGCTTCTGCTCTTGGCTCACTGCTATCTTCCGCATCAA GGACGATGAGATTAGGGAGAAGTGTGGCGAAGACGCAGTACATTATTTGTCCTTCCAGCGTCACATCATCGGCCTGCTGGTAGTGGTGGGTGTGCTCTCTGTTGGCATCATCTTGCCTGtaaacttttcaggaaacctaCTTG AAAACAATGCTTATAATTTTGGAAGAACTACGATAGCAAATCTAGATGCAGA TAATGCGCTCTTGTGGCTGCACACCATATTTGCATTCCTTTACCTGTTACTGACAGTGTGCAGCATGAGAAGACACACCTCCAAGATGCACTACGCAGAGGATGACCTG GTCAAACGAACATTATTTGTCAATGGACTCTCCAAATATGCAGAAGAAACTGAAataaagcaacattttga GCAGGCGTATGAAAACTGTGCTGTGCTGGAAGCCCGCATCTGTTACAATGTGGCAAGGCTGATGTATCTTAACTCTGAAAG GAAGAAGGCAGAGCGCAGCAAGAAATTCTTCCTTGATCTACAGGCCAAAGAGCACATAACCACCATGATAAACCCAAAGCCATGTGGACACCTTTGCTGTTGCATCATCAAAGGTTGTGAGCAG GAAGAGGCTGTGAGTTATTATACCAAGCTAGAGGCTCAATTAAAAGATGGCTAcaggaaggagagagagaaggtCAACAGGAAACCTTTGGGAATGGCATTTGTCACCTTTCAAAACGAATCCATAACTGCTAT AATCTTGAAGGACTTCAATGCTTGCAAATGTCAGGGCTGCCACTGTCGCCGAGAGCCGCAGAGCTCTGCATTCAGCGAAAAACTCCAGACACACAACTGGACTGTGAGCTATGCCCCTGATCCGCACAATGTCTACTG GGAGCATCTGTCGTTGGGAGGATTCTCGTGGTGGATGCGCTGCTTGATCATAAACTGtgtcctctttctcctcctcttcttcctcaccaCTCCAGCCATCATTATCTCCACCATGGACAAGTTCAATGTTACCAAACCGGTGGAGTACCTAAAC AATCCAATTATCACTCAGTTTTTCCCCACCCTCCTCCTGTGGTCCTTCTCTGCCTTACTTCCTACCATTGTCTACTACTCTGCCTTCTTTGAAGCCCATTGGACGCG GTCAGGAGAGAACAGAACTACTATGCATAAATGCTACACTTTCCTAATCTTCATGGTACTCCTACTGCCCTCCCTTGGTCTAAGCAG TTTGGATGTTTTCTTCCGGTGGCTTTTTGACAAAAGATTCTTGGCAGATGCTAAAGTGAGATTTGA GTGCGTCTTCCTTCCTGACAATGGAGCCTTCTTTGTGAACTATGTCATTGCATCTGCATTCATTGGAAATGCCATGGACCTGCTCAGGATCCCTGGTCTACTTATGTACATGATCCGCCTTTGCCTCGCTCGATCTGCAGCCGAGCGCAGGAACGTCAAGAGG CATCAAGCTTACGAGTTCCAGTTTGGTGCGGCTTATGCTTGGATGATGTGTGTCTTCACGGTGGTTATGACCTACAGCATCACCTGCCCAATCATTGTCCCCTTTG GGCTGATGTACATGCTTCTCAAACACTTAGCAGACAGGTACAACATGTACTATGCTTATCTGCCTTCCAAACTGGACAAGAAGATCCATTCTGGAGCTGTTAACCAAGTGGTGGCTGCTCCAATTCTTTGTCTATTTTGGCTTCTTTTCTTCTCCACGATGCGCTCTG GATTTTCAGCTGCAATCTCCATGTTCACGTTCATAGTTTTGATCATCACAATCACTGTCTGCCTCTCGCATGTCTGCTTtggacattttaaatatttgagtgCGCACAACTACAAG ATTGATACTCAAGTATTGGATGTGACTGAGAAGGGACCTACAGAGTGCACTACTGATTCCAACAAAGCGGCAGTAAGTAGTCAGACAG ATGTACATCGCAGAGGTTTTGCAAGATCCAAATTCAGAGGAGGCCGGATCGGGCAGTGGCGAGGATGA
- the LOC133485737 gene encoding CSC1-like protein 2 isoform X1 gives MQLLVLGMAIWGAQACSDSQSCTTTLPPNATSKEYCYSARIRSTVLQGLPFGGVPTVLALDFMCFLGLLFVFSFLRKVAWDYGRLALVTDADRRMDQRYSRLDDREYMASSCVAAQHDAHRQNTFSAAADLTTDTSAERYERLTSVSSSVDIDQRDTGFCSWLTAIFRIKDDEIREKCGEDAVHYLSFQRHIIGLLVVVGVLSVGIILPVNFSGNLLENNAYNFGRTTIANLDADNALLWLHTIFAFLYLLLTVCSMRRHTSKMHYAEDDLVKRTLFVNGLSKYAEETEIKQHFEQAYENCAVLEARICYNVARLMYLNSERKKAERSKKFFLDLQAKEHITTMINPKPCGHLCCCIIKGCEQEEAVSYYTKLEAQLKDGYRKEREKVNRKPLGMAFVTFQNESITAIILKDFNACKCQGCHCRREPQSSAFSEKLQTHNWTVSYAPDPHNVYWEHLSLGGFSWWMRCLIINCVLFLLLFFLTTPAIIISTMDKFNVTKPVEYLNNPIITQFFPTLLLWSFSALLPTIVYYSAFFEAHWTRSGENRTTMHKCYTFLIFMVLLLPSLGLSSLDVFFRWLFDKRFLADAKVRFECVFLPDNGAFFVNYVIASAFIGNAMDLLRIPGLLMYMIRLCLARSAAERRNVKRHQAYEFQFGAAYAWMMCVFTVVMTYSITCPIIVPFGLMYMLLKHLADRYNMYYAYLPSKLDKKIHSGAVNQVVAAPILCLFWLLFFSTMRSGFSAAISMFTFIVLIITITVCLSHVCFGHFKYLSAHNYKIDTQVLDVTEKGPTECTTDSNKAAQMYIAEVLQDPNSEEAGSGSGEDDGQGSSQDEEIINVENGLNEDFQSGEDSLIENEVRH, from the exons ATGCAATTGCTGGTATTAGGGATGGCCATCTGGGGGGCGCAAGCTTGTTCCGACTCACAGAGCTGCACGACAACACTGCCACCCAATGCCACCTCCAAAGAGTACTGCTACTCAGCCAGAATTCGCAGCACAGTGCTGCAGGGCTTGCCCTTTGGTGGTGTACCAACCGTTCTCGCCCTTGACTTTATGTGCTTTTTG GGCTTGCTGTTTGTGTTCTCCTTCCTGCGAAAAGTTGCTTGGGATTATGGACGCCTCGCTCTGGTCACCGACGCTGACAG GAGAATGGATCAGCGTTACAGTCGTCTGGATGATCGGGAATA CATGGCCTCCTCCTGTGTGGCCGCACAGCATGATGCACACAGACAAAACACTTTTAG TGCGGCTGCTGACTTGACAACAGACACATCTGCTGAACGCTATGAGCGCCTCACCTCAGTTTCCAGCTCGGTAGACATAGATCAGAGAGACACA GGCTTCTGCTCTTGGCTCACTGCTATCTTCCGCATCAA GGACGATGAGATTAGGGAGAAGTGTGGCGAAGACGCAGTACATTATTTGTCCTTCCAGCGTCACATCATCGGCCTGCTGGTAGTGGTGGGTGTGCTCTCTGTTGGCATCATCTTGCCTGtaaacttttcaggaaacctaCTTG AAAACAATGCTTATAATTTTGGAAGAACTACGATAGCAAATCTAGATGCAGA TAATGCGCTCTTGTGGCTGCACACCATATTTGCATTCCTTTACCTGTTACTGACAGTGTGCAGCATGAGAAGACACACCTCCAAGATGCACTACGCAGAGGATGACCTG GTCAAACGAACATTATTTGTCAATGGACTCTCCAAATATGCAGAAGAAACTGAAataaagcaacattttga GCAGGCGTATGAAAACTGTGCTGTGCTGGAAGCCCGCATCTGTTACAATGTGGCAAGGCTGATGTATCTTAACTCTGAAAG GAAGAAGGCAGAGCGCAGCAAGAAATTCTTCCTTGATCTACAGGCCAAAGAGCACATAACCACCATGATAAACCCAAAGCCATGTGGACACCTTTGCTGTTGCATCATCAAAGGTTGTGAGCAG GAAGAGGCTGTGAGTTATTATACCAAGCTAGAGGCTCAATTAAAAGATGGCTAcaggaaggagagagagaaggtCAACAGGAAACCTTTGGGAATGGCATTTGTCACCTTTCAAAACGAATCCATAACTGCTAT AATCTTGAAGGACTTCAATGCTTGCAAATGTCAGGGCTGCCACTGTCGCCGAGAGCCGCAGAGCTCTGCATTCAGCGAAAAACTCCAGACACACAACTGGACTGTGAGCTATGCCCCTGATCCGCACAATGTCTACTG GGAGCATCTGTCGTTGGGAGGATTCTCGTGGTGGATGCGCTGCTTGATCATAAACTGtgtcctctttctcctcctcttcttcctcaccaCTCCAGCCATCATTATCTCCACCATGGACAAGTTCAATGTTACCAAACCGGTGGAGTACCTAAAC AATCCAATTATCACTCAGTTTTTCCCCACCCTCCTCCTGTGGTCCTTCTCTGCCTTACTTCCTACCATTGTCTACTACTCTGCCTTCTTTGAAGCCCATTGGACGCG GTCAGGAGAGAACAGAACTACTATGCATAAATGCTACACTTTCCTAATCTTCATGGTACTCCTACTGCCCTCCCTTGGTCTAAGCAG TTTGGATGTTTTCTTCCGGTGGCTTTTTGACAAAAGATTCTTGGCAGATGCTAAAGTGAGATTTGA GTGCGTCTTCCTTCCTGACAATGGAGCCTTCTTTGTGAACTATGTCATTGCATCTGCATTCATTGGAAATGCCATGGACCTGCTCAGGATCCCTGGTCTACTTATGTACATGATCCGCCTTTGCCTCGCTCGATCTGCAGCCGAGCGCAGGAACGTCAAGAGG CATCAAGCTTACGAGTTCCAGTTTGGTGCGGCTTATGCTTGGATGATGTGTGTCTTCACGGTGGTTATGACCTACAGCATCACCTGCCCAATCATTGTCCCCTTTG GGCTGATGTACATGCTTCTCAAACACTTAGCAGACAGGTACAACATGTACTATGCTTATCTGCCTTCCAAACTGGACAAGAAGATCCATTCTGGAGCTGTTAACCAAGTGGTGGCTGCTCCAATTCTTTGTCTATTTTGGCTTCTTTTCTTCTCCACGATGCGCTCTG GATTTTCAGCTGCAATCTCCATGTTCACGTTCATAGTTTTGATCATCACAATCACTGTCTGCCTCTCGCATGTCTGCTTtggacattttaaatatttgagtgCGCACAACTACAAG ATTGATACTCAAGTATTGGATGTGACTGAGAAGGGACCTACAGAGTGCACTACTGATTCCAACAAAGCGGCA CAGATGTACATCGCAGAGGTTTTGCAAGATCCAAATTCAGAGGAGGCCGGATCGGGCAGTGGCGAGGATGACGGTCAGGGGTCGTCGCAGGACGAGGAAATAATCAATGTGGAAAATGGCCTGAACGAGGACTTCCAGTCTGGAGAAGATAGCCTCATTGAAAATGAAGTGAGACACTGA
- the LOC133485737 gene encoding CSC1-like protein 2 isoform X5 produces the protein MQLLVLGMAIWGAQACSDSQSCTTTLPPNATSKEYCYSARIRSTVLQGLPFGGVPTVLALDFMCFLGLLFVFSFLRKVAWDYGRLALVTDADSAAADLTTDTSAERYERLTSVSSSVDIDQRDTGFCSWLTAIFRIKDDEIREKCGEDAVHYLSFQRHIIGLLVVVGVLSVGIILPVNFSGNLLENNAYNFGRTTIANLDADNALLWLHTIFAFLYLLLTVCSMRRHTSKMHYAEDDLVKRTLFVNGLSKYAEETEIKQHFEQAYENCAVLEARICYNVARLMYLNSERKKAERSKKFFLDLQAKEHITTMINPKPCGHLCCCIIKGCEQEEAVSYYTKLEAQLKDGYRKEREKVNRKPLGMAFVTFQNESITAIILKDFNACKCQGCHCRREPQSSAFSEKLQTHNWTVSYAPDPHNVYWEHLSLGGFSWWMRCLIINCVLFLLLFFLTTPAIIISTMDKFNVTKPVEYLNNPIITQFFPTLLLWSFSALLPTIVYYSAFFEAHWTRSGENRTTMHKCYTFLIFMVLLLPSLGLSSLDVFFRWLFDKRFLADAKVRFECVFLPDNGAFFVNYVIASAFIGNAMDLLRIPGLLMYMIRLCLARSAAERRNVKRHQAYEFQFGAAYAWMMCVFTVVMTYSITCPIIVPFGLMYMLLKHLADRYNMYYAYLPSKLDKKIHSGAVNQVVAAPILCLFWLLFFSTMRSGFSAAISMFTFIVLIITITVCLSHVCFGHFKYLSAHNYKIDTQVLDVTEKGPTECTTDSNKAAQMYIAEVLQDPNSEEAGSGSGEDDGQGSSQDEEIINVENGLNEDFQSGEDSLIENEVRH, from the exons ATGCAATTGCTGGTATTAGGGATGGCCATCTGGGGGGCGCAAGCTTGTTCCGACTCACAGAGCTGCACGACAACACTGCCACCCAATGCCACCTCCAAAGAGTACTGCTACTCAGCCAGAATTCGCAGCACAGTGCTGCAGGGCTTGCCCTTTGGTGGTGTACCAACCGTTCTCGCCCTTGACTTTATGTGCTTTTTG GGCTTGCTGTTTGTGTTCTCCTTCCTGCGAAAAGTTGCTTGGGATTATGGACGCCTCGCTCTGGTCACCGACGCTGACAG TGCGGCTGCTGACTTGACAACAGACACATCTGCTGAACGCTATGAGCGCCTCACCTCAGTTTCCAGCTCGGTAGACATAGATCAGAGAGACACA GGCTTCTGCTCTTGGCTCACTGCTATCTTCCGCATCAA GGACGATGAGATTAGGGAGAAGTGTGGCGAAGACGCAGTACATTATTTGTCCTTCCAGCGTCACATCATCGGCCTGCTGGTAGTGGTGGGTGTGCTCTCTGTTGGCATCATCTTGCCTGtaaacttttcaggaaacctaCTTG AAAACAATGCTTATAATTTTGGAAGAACTACGATAGCAAATCTAGATGCAGA TAATGCGCTCTTGTGGCTGCACACCATATTTGCATTCCTTTACCTGTTACTGACAGTGTGCAGCATGAGAAGACACACCTCCAAGATGCACTACGCAGAGGATGACCTG GTCAAACGAACATTATTTGTCAATGGACTCTCCAAATATGCAGAAGAAACTGAAataaagcaacattttga GCAGGCGTATGAAAACTGTGCTGTGCTGGAAGCCCGCATCTGTTACAATGTGGCAAGGCTGATGTATCTTAACTCTGAAAG GAAGAAGGCAGAGCGCAGCAAGAAATTCTTCCTTGATCTACAGGCCAAAGAGCACATAACCACCATGATAAACCCAAAGCCATGTGGACACCTTTGCTGTTGCATCATCAAAGGTTGTGAGCAG GAAGAGGCTGTGAGTTATTATACCAAGCTAGAGGCTCAATTAAAAGATGGCTAcaggaaggagagagagaaggtCAACAGGAAACCTTTGGGAATGGCATTTGTCACCTTTCAAAACGAATCCATAACTGCTAT AATCTTGAAGGACTTCAATGCTTGCAAATGTCAGGGCTGCCACTGTCGCCGAGAGCCGCAGAGCTCTGCATTCAGCGAAAAACTCCAGACACACAACTGGACTGTGAGCTATGCCCCTGATCCGCACAATGTCTACTG GGAGCATCTGTCGTTGGGAGGATTCTCGTGGTGGATGCGCTGCTTGATCATAAACTGtgtcctctttctcctcctcttcttcctcaccaCTCCAGCCATCATTATCTCCACCATGGACAAGTTCAATGTTACCAAACCGGTGGAGTACCTAAAC AATCCAATTATCACTCAGTTTTTCCCCACCCTCCTCCTGTGGTCCTTCTCTGCCTTACTTCCTACCATTGTCTACTACTCTGCCTTCTTTGAAGCCCATTGGACGCG GTCAGGAGAGAACAGAACTACTATGCATAAATGCTACACTTTCCTAATCTTCATGGTACTCCTACTGCCCTCCCTTGGTCTAAGCAG TTTGGATGTTTTCTTCCGGTGGCTTTTTGACAAAAGATTCTTGGCAGATGCTAAAGTGAGATTTGA GTGCGTCTTCCTTCCTGACAATGGAGCCTTCTTTGTGAACTATGTCATTGCATCTGCATTCATTGGAAATGCCATGGACCTGCTCAGGATCCCTGGTCTACTTATGTACATGATCCGCCTTTGCCTCGCTCGATCTGCAGCCGAGCGCAGGAACGTCAAGAGG CATCAAGCTTACGAGTTCCAGTTTGGTGCGGCTTATGCTTGGATGATGTGTGTCTTCACGGTGGTTATGACCTACAGCATCACCTGCCCAATCATTGTCCCCTTTG GGCTGATGTACATGCTTCTCAAACACTTAGCAGACAGGTACAACATGTACTATGCTTATCTGCCTTCCAAACTGGACAAGAAGATCCATTCTGGAGCTGTTAACCAAGTGGTGGCTGCTCCAATTCTTTGTCTATTTTGGCTTCTTTTCTTCTCCACGATGCGCTCTG GATTTTCAGCTGCAATCTCCATGTTCACGTTCATAGTTTTGATCATCACAATCACTGTCTGCCTCTCGCATGTCTGCTTtggacattttaaatatttgagtgCGCACAACTACAAG ATTGATACTCAAGTATTGGATGTGACTGAGAAGGGACCTACAGAGTGCACTACTGATTCCAACAAAGCGGCA CAGATGTACATCGCAGAGGTTTTGCAAGATCCAAATTCAGAGGAGGCCGGATCGGGCAGTGGCGAGGATGACGGTCAGGGGTCGTCGCAGGACGAGGAAATAATCAATGTGGAAAATGGCCTGAACGAGGACTTCCAGTCTGGAGAAGATAGCCTCATTGAAAATGAAGTGAGACACTGA
- the LOC133485737 gene encoding CSC1-like protein 2 isoform X2, which produces MQLLVLGMAIWGAQACSDSQSCTTTLPPNATSKEYCYSARIRSTVLQGLPFGGVPTVLALDFMCFLGLLFVFSFLRKVAWDYGRLALVTDADRRMDQRYSRLDDREYMASSCVAAQHDAHRQNTFSAAADLTTDTSAERYERLTSVSSSVDIDQRDTGFCSWLTAIFRIKDDEIREKCGEDAVHYLSFQRHIIGLLVVVGVLSVGIILPVNFSGNLLENNAYNFGRTTIANLDADNALLWLHTIFAFLYLLLTVCSMRRHTSKMHYAEDDLVKRTLFVNGLSKYAEETEIKQHFEQAYENCAVLEARICYNVARLMYLNSERKKAERSKKFFLDLQAKEHITTMINPKPCGHLCCCIIKGCEQEEAVSYYTKLEAQLKDGYRKEREKVNRKPLGMAFVTFQNESITAIILKDFNACKCQGCHCRREPQSSAFSEKLQTHNWTVSYAPDPHNVYWEHLSLGGFSWWMRCLIINCVLFLLLFFLTTPAIIISTMDKFNVTKPVEYLNNPIITQFFPTLLLWSFSALLPTIVYYSAFFEAHWTRSGENRTTMHKCYTFLIFMVLLLPSLGLSSLDVFFRWLFDKRFLADAKVRFECVFLPDNGAFFVNYVIASAFIGNAMDLLRIPGLLMYMIRLCLARSAAERRNVKRHQAYEFQFGAAYAWMMCVFTVVMTYSITCPIIVPFGLMYMLLKHLADRYNMYYAYLPSKLDKKIHSGAVNQVVAAPILCLFWLLFFSTMRSGFSAAISMFTFIVLIITITVCLSHVCFGHFKYLSAHNYKIDTQVLDVTEKGPTECTTDSNKAAMYIAEVLQDPNSEEAGSGSGEDDGQGSSQDEEIINVENGLNEDFQSGEDSLIENEVRH; this is translated from the exons ATGCAATTGCTGGTATTAGGGATGGCCATCTGGGGGGCGCAAGCTTGTTCCGACTCACAGAGCTGCACGACAACACTGCCACCCAATGCCACCTCCAAAGAGTACTGCTACTCAGCCAGAATTCGCAGCACAGTGCTGCAGGGCTTGCCCTTTGGTGGTGTACCAACCGTTCTCGCCCTTGACTTTATGTGCTTTTTG GGCTTGCTGTTTGTGTTCTCCTTCCTGCGAAAAGTTGCTTGGGATTATGGACGCCTCGCTCTGGTCACCGACGCTGACAG GAGAATGGATCAGCGTTACAGTCGTCTGGATGATCGGGAATA CATGGCCTCCTCCTGTGTGGCCGCACAGCATGATGCACACAGACAAAACACTTTTAG TGCGGCTGCTGACTTGACAACAGACACATCTGCTGAACGCTATGAGCGCCTCACCTCAGTTTCCAGCTCGGTAGACATAGATCAGAGAGACACA GGCTTCTGCTCTTGGCTCACTGCTATCTTCCGCATCAA GGACGATGAGATTAGGGAGAAGTGTGGCGAAGACGCAGTACATTATTTGTCCTTCCAGCGTCACATCATCGGCCTGCTGGTAGTGGTGGGTGTGCTCTCTGTTGGCATCATCTTGCCTGtaaacttttcaggaaacctaCTTG AAAACAATGCTTATAATTTTGGAAGAACTACGATAGCAAATCTAGATGCAGA TAATGCGCTCTTGTGGCTGCACACCATATTTGCATTCCTTTACCTGTTACTGACAGTGTGCAGCATGAGAAGACACACCTCCAAGATGCACTACGCAGAGGATGACCTG GTCAAACGAACATTATTTGTCAATGGACTCTCCAAATATGCAGAAGAAACTGAAataaagcaacattttga GCAGGCGTATGAAAACTGTGCTGTGCTGGAAGCCCGCATCTGTTACAATGTGGCAAGGCTGATGTATCTTAACTCTGAAAG GAAGAAGGCAGAGCGCAGCAAGAAATTCTTCCTTGATCTACAGGCCAAAGAGCACATAACCACCATGATAAACCCAAAGCCATGTGGACACCTTTGCTGTTGCATCATCAAAGGTTGTGAGCAG GAAGAGGCTGTGAGTTATTATACCAAGCTAGAGGCTCAATTAAAAGATGGCTAcaggaaggagagagagaaggtCAACAGGAAACCTTTGGGAATGGCATTTGTCACCTTTCAAAACGAATCCATAACTGCTAT AATCTTGAAGGACTTCAATGCTTGCAAATGTCAGGGCTGCCACTGTCGCCGAGAGCCGCAGAGCTCTGCATTCAGCGAAAAACTCCAGACACACAACTGGACTGTGAGCTATGCCCCTGATCCGCACAATGTCTACTG GGAGCATCTGTCGTTGGGAGGATTCTCGTGGTGGATGCGCTGCTTGATCATAAACTGtgtcctctttctcctcctcttcttcctcaccaCTCCAGCCATCATTATCTCCACCATGGACAAGTTCAATGTTACCAAACCGGTGGAGTACCTAAAC AATCCAATTATCACTCAGTTTTTCCCCACCCTCCTCCTGTGGTCCTTCTCTGCCTTACTTCCTACCATTGTCTACTACTCTGCCTTCTTTGAAGCCCATTGGACGCG GTCAGGAGAGAACAGAACTACTATGCATAAATGCTACACTTTCCTAATCTTCATGGTACTCCTACTGCCCTCCCTTGGTCTAAGCAG TTTGGATGTTTTCTTCCGGTGGCTTTTTGACAAAAGATTCTTGGCAGATGCTAAAGTGAGATTTGA GTGCGTCTTCCTTCCTGACAATGGAGCCTTCTTTGTGAACTATGTCATTGCATCTGCATTCATTGGAAATGCCATGGACCTGCTCAGGATCCCTGGTCTACTTATGTACATGATCCGCCTTTGCCTCGCTCGATCTGCAGCCGAGCGCAGGAACGTCAAGAGG CATCAAGCTTACGAGTTCCAGTTTGGTGCGGCTTATGCTTGGATGATGTGTGTCTTCACGGTGGTTATGACCTACAGCATCACCTGCCCAATCATTGTCCCCTTTG GGCTGATGTACATGCTTCTCAAACACTTAGCAGACAGGTACAACATGTACTATGCTTATCTGCCTTCCAAACTGGACAAGAAGATCCATTCTGGAGCTGTTAACCAAGTGGTGGCTGCTCCAATTCTTTGTCTATTTTGGCTTCTTTTCTTCTCCACGATGCGCTCTG GATTTTCAGCTGCAATCTCCATGTTCACGTTCATAGTTTTGATCATCACAATCACTGTCTGCCTCTCGCATGTCTGCTTtggacattttaaatatttgagtgCGCACAACTACAAG ATTGATACTCAAGTATTGGATGTGACTGAGAAGGGACCTACAGAGTGCACTACTGATTCCAACAAAGCGGCA ATGTACATCGCAGAGGTTTTGCAAGATCCAAATTCAGAGGAGGCCGGATCGGGCAGTGGCGAGGATGACGGTCAGGGGTCGTCGCAGGACGAGGAAATAATCAATGTGGAAAATGGCCTGAACGAGGACTTCCAGTCTGGAGAAGATAGCCTCATTGAAAATGAAGTGAGACACTGA